One window from the genome of Pelodictyon luteolum DSM 273 encodes:
- a CDS encoding AAA family ATPase translates to MRLISATVRNYRIHRDTRVEFDPSRTIIGGGNETGKSTLVEALHRGLFLKARTVGEIRALMLPMHAAAAPEVEITFEAGGTRYHLMKRFSGASGTTQLSDAAGSVWRGEEAESRLLALVGVTELQRATKDRLQEQWAHLWVWQGQGMQDPSLRDSPEQDRLIRRLQEEGGAIVTQSDADTGIFRALEQRYREFYTATGMMKAGSGLKTAMEARDAAEEQRMAAHAAYLRLLSAINEVETAEAEGRQCREQDAMLQMDHAAVSAGLTKAGELTAGIVKKEAEAKLAEASWKALLEERERFLELKRDISAYEESLAPLDAMHEELKQSVAEAARAYEDAAERSRLSASATAPAETTMECIRAWVALFAAEEAHRRIAELMKQAEGYVKRSRSLQQDMSLLPAVDGAALTALREAHSELDRADAGLQAMASGVTVLEGDSSVSIGGKPLREGESVLLDDAAEIEAGGRFRFMIRPGGGNRLLEARIRAEEVRSRFASMLEGYGVASMEAAVDANIRRQELYGEKMKADASLKALDPDGALRMRFEASGLQLEDARSSASMSAGRSGGLPRPGTEADALALLETAAARLGEARKQEREEHEGMVASGALFQSLQTELQLKTEESSLRRQGLEACRNELERLERRHGGDALLQAALGLALAAKSEADAALAALQLSYSNLQPRQLEHDMERLDRALRLNQQRLQECRERSLSQRAVLERDGSDDPFGTLYAATEVARQAEEQFRRVEQRARATKLLYELYREEQALDARRFSRPLAEKITGYLCCMFGPGLEAAVDYTGKSFSNIRIQRGGTGSIGFSGLSGGMKEQVAAAVRLSIAELLAEGYGGTLPVVFDDAFTNTDPQRVQLLQRMLDRAASQGLQIIILSCNPGEYSSLGATPVSLEVTAHREEGGERGL, encoded by the coding sequence ATGAGGCTTATTTCCGCAACAGTCAGGAACTACCGCATCCACCGTGATACCCGGGTGGAGTTCGACCCTTCGCGCACAATCATCGGTGGAGGGAATGAAACCGGCAAAAGTACCCTGGTTGAAGCACTCCACCGCGGGCTGTTCCTGAAGGCCAGAACCGTCGGGGAGATCAGGGCATTGATGCTTCCGATGCACGCGGCAGCTGCCCCTGAAGTCGAAATCACCTTTGAGGCGGGAGGCACCCGGTACCATCTCATGAAGCGCTTTTCGGGTGCATCGGGAACAACACAGCTGAGCGATGCTGCCGGATCAGTCTGGCGTGGAGAAGAGGCTGAGAGCCGTCTTCTTGCCCTCGTCGGGGTGACTGAGCTGCAGCGGGCTACAAAAGATCGACTGCAGGAACAGTGGGCGCATCTCTGGGTATGGCAGGGGCAGGGTATGCAGGACCCCTCCCTCAGGGACTCCCCGGAGCAGGACCGCCTGATCAGGCGGCTGCAGGAGGAAGGCGGGGCAATCGTCACCCAGTCCGATGCCGATACCGGCATCTTCCGGGCTCTGGAGCAGCGCTACCGGGAGTTTTATACCGCAACCGGCATGATGAAAGCCGGCTCGGGTCTGAAAACGGCCATGGAGGCCCGCGACGCAGCTGAAGAGCAGCGTATGGCAGCGCATGCGGCATATCTGCGCCTTCTCTCCGCAATAAACGAGGTAGAAACAGCTGAAGCCGAGGGGCGGCAGTGCAGGGAGCAGGATGCCATGCTCCAGATGGATCATGCGGCGGTATCGGCAGGGCTCACAAAGGCCGGCGAACTTACCGCGGGCATCGTCAAGAAAGAGGCGGAAGCAAAACTTGCGGAAGCTTCGTGGAAGGCACTCCTCGAAGAGCGGGAGCGCTTTCTGGAGCTGAAGCGGGATATTTCAGCGTATGAAGAGTCGCTCGCTCCGCTCGATGCCATGCATGAAGAGCTGAAGCAGAGCGTCGCCGAGGCCGCCCGGGCATATGAGGACGCCGCAGAACGTTCCCGCCTGAGCGCTTCGGCAACTGCCCCGGCAGAGACGACGATGGAGTGTATTCGTGCATGGGTGGCGCTGTTTGCGGCCGAAGAGGCCCATCGGCGGATTGCGGAGCTCATGAAGCAGGCTGAAGGGTACGTCAAGAGGTCAAGGTCATTGCAGCAGGACATGTCACTGCTTCCTGCAGTGGACGGGGCGGCTTTAACCGCTCTGCGTGAGGCACATTCGGAGCTTGACCGTGCCGATGCAGGCCTGCAGGCCATGGCTTCCGGTGTTACCGTGCTCGAGGGCGACAGCTCAGTAAGTATCGGCGGCAAGCCGCTCAGGGAAGGGGAGTCGGTGCTGCTCGACGATGCTGCCGAAATCGAGGCCGGTGGACGGTTCAGGTTCATGATCCGGCCGGGTGGGGGAAACCGCCTGCTTGAAGCACGCATCAGGGCCGAAGAGGTAAGAAGCCGTTTCGCATCCATGCTTGAGGGGTACGGTGTCGCTTCCATGGAGGCGGCCGTGGACGCAAACATCCGCCGTCAGGAACTGTATGGCGAAAAAATGAAGGCTGATGCTTCTCTGAAAGCACTTGATCCGGACGGAGCGCTTCGTATGCGCTTCGAAGCATCCGGGCTGCAGCTGGAAGATGCCCGTTCCTCCGCATCAATGAGCGCAGGCCGTTCCGGCGGACTTCCCCGTCCGGGGACGGAGGCCGATGCCCTGGCGCTATTGGAAACTGCCGCGGCCCGTCTTGGAGAGGCCCGGAAACAGGAGCGGGAAGAACATGAGGGCATGGTTGCCTCTGGAGCCCTGTTCCAGAGCCTTCAGACTGAGCTGCAGCTGAAAACCGAAGAATCCTCCCTCCGCCGTCAGGGGCTGGAAGCGTGCCGGAATGAGCTGGAACGGCTTGAACGACGCCATGGCGGAGACGCGCTTCTGCAGGCAGCACTTGGCCTGGCATTGGCCGCAAAAAGCGAAGCGGACGCAGCACTGGCAGCGCTTCAGCTATCCTACAGTAACCTCCAGCCCCGCCAGCTTGAACATGACATGGAGCGGCTGGACCGGGCATTGAGGCTCAACCAGCAACGCCTCCAGGAGTGTCGGGAACGTTCTCTAAGCCAGCGGGCGGTGCTTGAACGTGATGGCTCCGATGATCCTTTCGGAACCCTCTATGCCGCTACTGAGGTTGCCCGGCAGGCCGAAGAACAGTTCCGGAGGGTAGAGCAGCGTGCAAGGGCCACAAAACTGCTCTATGAGCTATACCGTGAAGAGCAGGCTCTTGATGCCAGGCGCTTCAGCCGCCCCCTGGCAGAGAAGATCACCGGCTACCTCTGCTGCATGTTCGGACCCGGCCTCGAAGCCGCCGTCGACTACACCGGCAAGTCGTTCAGCAACATAAGGATCCAGCGCGGCGGCACCGGGTCGATAGGGTTTTCAGGTCTGAGCGGCGGCATGAAGGAGCAGGTGGCCGCAGCGGTGCGGCTTTCCATTGCCGAACTCCTGGCTGAGGGCTACGGGGGCACGCTGCCCGTTGTGTTCGATGATGCGTTCACCAACACCGATCCGCAGCGGGTGCAGCTCCTGCAGCGGATGCTGGACCGGGCTGCTTCGCAGGGCCTGCAGATCATCATTCTCAGCTGCAATCCCGGTGAATATTCCTCACTCGGGGCTACGCCGGTCAGCCTTGAGGTAACGGCACACAGGGAAGAGGGCGGGGAACGTGGCCTTTAA
- the recC gene encoding exodeoxyribonuclease V subunit gamma, which translates to MAFNIHTSNRTEVLAADLASYFAASPPASPFSREVVVVQSRGMQRWLSMELARRLGVWAGARYPFPNAVVSELFRHVFPSKEDEAGRYDPECTTWSIMRLLPSMLRDEPFAILSRYLSGSSAPLRLYQLATKIADSFDQYTLFRPEMLALWEAGEGTAGPDGWQSILWRRLNAELGGRHRGILKEAFCRNGTLPDAVFPRRIALFGISYLPQFHLDILSAIARHREVNLFVLSPTEEYWGDIVSRRTLSGMTHAERELHAEGNPLLASLGRIGRDFSDMVLEIPDEQNRTVERYIDPRRDTLLHAIQSDILTLSGTGEGERPVCSATDRSVQVHACHSPQREVEVLHDRMLDMLESIPGLAPRDIVVMAPDIETYSPFITAVFGSAAEGRIPFSVADRRLMNEGEVSSAVLRLLELHRSRASAPELFDLLSSPPVARRFGLDVSALQSIRGWIVDTRIRWGIDEEERSMNQLPAFRQNTWRAGIDRLLLGYAMDSRESCCEGILPFEGVDGGAAETIGLFADFIDAVDRFRHGLSKTRTLEEWRVFFISMLEHFMLTEEDSTREFLAVQDLMERMGEISRLSAYHDEVPPEVVIAWLQGRLQQKEQGLGFMTGGVTFCSMLPMRSVPFRVVVMLGMDDGAFPRQQHPPGFDLISRHPKRADRSVRAEDRYLFLETILSARDVLYISFVGRSRKDSSPIPPSVLVSELFDAIDRGFLLPEGVRAEEMLLFSHPLQPFSPACFSAGGPLFSYSEENFLPHAEHSGAGPEPLFMDSPLPEPGEPLQRVELMDLIGFYDNPSAFFLRYRLGLQPAGQVLPLDEREPFGLDGLDAYRIRAELAEAMLLEGDIGRVQDRFRAEGVLPPALSGDRLYQSLLEDAARFVRSVQRLAPISLPLPALDFELPLGPMILSGRLEGLRSSGQLFARPASMKARERMRSWIFHLVLCSLRPEGVDPETLLIMNNGAYRLRQPEAPGLLLQELLERYRSGQRMPLAYFPETSFSWEGKLEKGEGDALKAARGAWRTSGFGGARGEGDDPAFRRCFGEAGFDSEAAGPLYFRELAAALVRPVLQHSEAVK; encoded by the coding sequence GTGGCCTTTAACATCCATACATCGAACCGGACGGAAGTACTCGCCGCCGATCTTGCTTCGTATTTCGCGGCATCGCCACCCGCTTCCCCTTTTTCGCGCGAAGTGGTCGTGGTCCAGAGCCGGGGGATGCAGCGATGGCTCTCCATGGAGCTTGCCCGGCGGCTCGGGGTATGGGCCGGTGCCCGATACCCCTTTCCGAACGCTGTTGTCTCGGAGCTCTTCCGGCATGTTTTCCCCTCTAAGGAGGACGAGGCCGGGAGGTACGATCCCGAGTGTACGACCTGGAGCATCATGCGCCTCCTGCCCTCCATGCTCCGGGACGAACCCTTTGCGATACTCAGCCGCTACCTTTCCGGGAGCTCGGCACCGCTCCGTCTGTACCAGCTTGCGACGAAGATCGCCGACTCGTTCGACCAGTACACCCTGTTCCGCCCAGAGATGCTTGCCCTGTGGGAAGCCGGCGAGGGCACCGCGGGACCCGACGGATGGCAGTCGATCCTCTGGCGTCGCCTGAATGCCGAGCTGGGAGGGCGTCACCGCGGTATCCTGAAGGAGGCGTTCTGCAGGAACGGAACGCTTCCCGATGCGGTGTTCCCCCGACGAATCGCGCTGTTCGGCATCTCCTACCTGCCGCAGTTCCATCTCGACATCCTCTCTGCCATCGCCCGCCACAGGGAGGTCAATCTGTTCGTCCTCAGCCCTACCGAGGAGTACTGGGGGGACATCGTCTCCCGCCGTACGCTCTCCGGCATGACGCATGCCGAACGGGAACTTCATGCCGAGGGCAATCCGCTGCTGGCGTCTCTCGGCCGGATAGGCCGCGACTTCTCCGACATGGTGCTGGAGATCCCCGATGAGCAGAACAGGACGGTTGAGCGCTACATCGATCCCCGACGCGACACCCTTCTGCATGCCATCCAGTCGGACATCCTCACACTATCGGGCACCGGGGAGGGAGAACGCCCTGTGTGTTCCGCCACAGACCGCTCGGTACAGGTGCATGCATGCCACTCCCCGCAACGCGAGGTCGAGGTGCTGCACGACCGCATGCTTGACATGCTGGAGTCCATTCCGGGGCTTGCCCCACGGGACATCGTGGTGATGGCGCCCGACATCGAAACCTACTCTCCGTTCATCACTGCGGTGTTCGGCTCCGCCGCCGAAGGCCGCATTCCTTTTTCCGTTGCTGACCGCCGCCTCATGAATGAAGGCGAAGTCTCCTCGGCGGTCCTGCGTCTTCTTGAGCTCCACCGCAGCAGAGCTTCCGCTCCTGAACTCTTCGACCTGCTCTCCAGTCCACCCGTTGCCCGGCGCTTCGGCCTGGACGTATCCGCACTGCAGAGCATCCGTGGATGGATCGTCGATACCCGCATCAGATGGGGAATCGACGAAGAGGAGCGCAGCATGAACCAGCTCCCGGCGTTCCGCCAGAATACCTGGCGTGCCGGCATCGACCGGCTTCTGCTCGGTTATGCCATGGACAGCAGGGAGAGCTGCTGTGAGGGGATTCTCCCGTTTGAGGGGGTTGATGGCGGAGCGGCCGAAACCATCGGGCTGTTTGCCGATTTCATCGACGCTGTCGACAGATTCCGTCACGGGCTATCCAAAACCCGTACCCTTGAGGAGTGGCGGGTGTTCTTCATCTCCATGCTTGAGCACTTCATGCTGACAGAGGAGGACTCGACCCGGGAGTTTCTGGCAGTTCAGGACCTGATGGAGCGCATGGGCGAAATAAGCAGGCTTTCGGCCTACCACGACGAAGTTCCGCCTGAGGTCGTCATTGCCTGGCTGCAGGGGCGCCTTCAGCAGAAGGAGCAGGGGCTGGGGTTCATGACCGGGGGGGTCACCTTCTGTTCGATGCTTCCCATGCGGAGTGTCCCCTTCAGGGTTGTTGTTATGCTCGGTATGGATGACGGAGCTTTTCCCCGCCAGCAGCATCCGCCCGGCTTCGATCTCATCTCCCGCCACCCGAAGCGCGCAGACCGCTCGGTGCGCGCTGAAGACCGGTATCTCTTCCTTGAAACCATTCTCTCTGCCCGCGATGTCCTCTATATCAGCTTTGTCGGCCGCAGCCGGAAGGACAGCAGCCCGATACCGCCCTCGGTGCTGGTGAGCGAACTTTTCGACGCCATCGACAGGGGGTTCCTGCTGCCGGAAGGGGTAAGGGCGGAGGAGATGCTTCTTTTCAGTCACCCCCTGCAGCCATTCAGTCCGGCATGTTTCAGCGCCGGGGGCCCGCTGTTCAGCTACTCCGAAGAGAATTTCCTCCCGCACGCCGAGCATTCCGGTGCAGGTCCGGAGCCGCTGTTTATGGACTCGCCGCTTCCTGAACCCGGTGAGCCTCTCCAGCGCGTCGAGCTCATGGACCTCATCGGCTTCTATGACAATCCCTCGGCGTTTTTCCTCCGCTACCGCCTTGGGCTGCAGCCGGCAGGTCAGGTTCTTCCGCTCGATGAGCGGGAGCCGTTCGGCCTTGACGGGCTTGACGCCTACCGGATACGGGCCGAACTGGCAGAGGCCATGCTTCTGGAAGGTGACATCGGCCGGGTCCAGGATCGGTTCCGTGCCGAGGGCGTCCTGCCGCCCGCACTCTCTGGAGACCGGCTCTATCAATCGCTTCTTGAAGATGCAGCCCGGTTTGTACGTTCGGTTCAGCGCCTTGCTCCAATATCCCTCCCGCTGCCGGCGCTTGATTTCGAACTGCCGCTTGGCCCCATGATCCTCAGCGGTCGGCTCGAGGGCCTCCGGAGCAGCGGCCAGCTGTTCGCCAGGCCGGCATCCATGAAGGCGAGGGAGCGCATGCGGAGCTGGATATTCCATCTGGTCCTCTGCTCCCTCCGGCCCGAAGGGGTCGATCCGGAAACACTGCTGATCATGAACAATGGCGCCTACCGGCTCCGTCAGCCTGAAGCGCCAGGCCTGCTCCTGCAGGAGCTTCTTGAACGATACCGGTCGGGACAGCGCATGCCGCTGGCTTATTTCCCTGAAACCTCCTTCAGTTGGGAGGGAAAACTGGAGAAAGGGGAGGGTGATGCGTTGAAAGCCGCCCGGGGGGCCTGGCGCACAAGCGGATTCGGGGGAGCCCGGGGCGAAGGCGATGACCCCGCTTTCAGGCGATGCTTCGGTGAAGCAGGGTTTGATAGTGAGGCTGCCGGCCCGCTTTACTTCCGCGAACTCGCCGCTGCCCTTGTCCGGCCGGTTCTTCAGCATTCGGAGGCCGTGAAATGA